Part of the Triticum aestivum cultivar Chinese Spring chromosome 4D, IWGSC CS RefSeq v2.1, whole genome shotgun sequence genome is shown below.
CAAGCTCTTCCGCGCCCGTCTACAGGAGCACAAGTGCATCAGGGGCGGCATCAAGGGCGCCTGCTACTGCCTCTTCTGCGGGAAGCACCTCCAATGAAAtacatacatcatccatccatcatTTGCTCGCTCGCTCGTCCAGTAGGCATTACCACTAGTTATTTATCTCAAACGTTCCTCATCCACGTTCGCTTATCCAGCCGAAGCCAATAATTCCTTTTCTCATAAACGAATTGCGACTAGTTTATATATtaaggtagcagcagcagcagctctagCACGTAGGAGCTTCAGATGTAGTTAGTCTCAGTTTGGAGATtgaattcttttttttttttggcTTCCTAGATAGCTGCTACGACCGTGTAATGTCTTGCTTCAATTAATGTTATTATGGATTAATAAAATTGTATGATGATCTCTGCGTAACTGAAATGCTCAGAAATATTTCAGAGATGTCAGTATCTGACATCATAAAAAAAGGTTAATGTCAATTCTTGTATATACGCAACTCAATTAACCATCCTACGTGTCACTTCATAAAAAATATTTAAGACatttctggaactcaaaaaatatCTGGGTCCTAAGGTAACTCATGCCCTTGGAATCCAACAGAAGAAAACGTCTCAAAATATCTTCATCCATAGATTCCTCCGTTCATATTTCAGAGCTTATTTTTAGCTCATCGTGTCATCGGAGATCGACCATGCTActtactccatccgttccaaaatagttGTGCTAACATTAATACAAAGCTGAGTtatctattttaaaacggagggagtactagttactGCTTACTACTAGTATTCAGTTGTCCACCACATACAACTTGATGTTAACATAACATAAGGAAATTCTGCACACACACCACCAAGAAATAAGGGGTCTATGGTCAGTTGTACACCTCTGCCATCACAACCTTAATACCGTAGTCCGGGAGGTACAATATAGATGTACCGACGGAGATCATGCTGCGAGGTCACTCTCGGATTTCATCTCCTGAGCTGTTTGCCTGTTCAGTGACAAGTGAGCACAGCTCTTGTTCGAATGTGGTGTAATCAAATTCAGAGTATGCAGTTGCTAGTTTACTCAATCTACACATTAACAATGCCGCGCTAGTTTAGTTTTATCTATGCCCAGGTCATTAACGTTAGCTGCATGTACAAAATAAGCTCAAAACTTTCATTGCTCTAACTACATGGATGAATGGGAACCTGAGATGCCACAACCACACGAGGCAGGTTGCCTCTGTTTAAAGGAGCTTTTCCTTTATATCAGCTTGCGTGTCACTAATTAATGAAAGCATGTGCACGGTTTTTTGTTGTTTATGTGGCATGGAGTTTATGAGGAAAGAGAtgtttgtggtaacataatatgttactgtaacataacacaccccgaggtaaaatgagtctatatctcaattagtgaagacttgcatgttatcatccatatgttactacccactaaggtagtaacatagactagtaacatatgcatgttactagtccaagttactcagcactatgaccagccttggatTACTATAATAACCATAATAAACAAAGGAAGATACACCTTTTCACGAAATATCAACTGTGCGTCAATTGACTAGGGTAAGTCACAATTCTTCTTCTTTTTGCTAACTACACGTTCTCTACATCCATTAAACAAAAGGACTGATACACAATAAACCTGATATAATAAATTTGCTTACTTAGTAAATTCATatttatgtagtactccctccgtcccacaatgtaagacgtttttgcaaactAGTTTAGCTTGCAAAAACCATCTTATATTATGGGGCAGAGGGAGTATATTATTAAAAGTGATTGTGGTTTCAGACATGGCCTATGCAATCCAGAGAACGGCGAGCGGAAAAAACTTAGAAACAAGCTAAAAATTCATTACTCACTGTGCCTTCAGCGTATTATTCTGACAAATCAAAACTCTGCCCTTTTCCTCTACCATCTGGAAATGTGCAAACAATACTTAAGATTCTTATGAGTAAAAATGAAAATTGATTACCGCAAAAGTACTTAATTAACACATTTCAAACCTCAACATCACTGAAGCTTCTAATGTTGTTAACATATTCATCGGTGTTCTGCCTTTTTTGAGCCCTTTCCCCTCCAGTCACTGAGTGTGAGTTTCTTCTTTTGGATGGTTCTGCCTCCTTGGCCCGACATTCAGGCGCTGGTGCTGGCAGCATTTCATGGGCAGAATTATAGCCACTCAGCAAACTTGTTCTATGCATAGAGCAGAAATCAGTCCCATATGCTGCACTCATGTTACATCCTAGAACCATGCAGCGTCGGCCGCCACCATGTTTGATACAATAATCAGTTCGCCCTTGTGCACTTTTCCCGCATCCTTGAAACTTGCAACGCCTTCCCCCACCATGCGCAATGCAAAAATCCGTGTTCCCTTGAGCACCCTTCCCACAACCATCATATTTACATCTCTTGCCGCCACCGTGCTTCACACAACGGTCTGTGCGGCCTTGACTGCCACTACACGCTCCCTTGGTGCATCCACTGACAGCACAGCCCCTCTTTTTGTGCATCCTTGAACCATGGCAAATGCATAGAGGTGTGCCTCCATGTGCAACATTTGTACAACCTTGAACCATGCAGCCCTTTGAAGCACTGTCGTGGTTCTTGCAATACCTTGTACTTCCCTTGGATGTATCTTCATCAGTGGTCAAATCAATAACATCTAATTTGACATAATACTCATCATAGTCCAAGTCAATATAATCCACTAATGTCATTACTGAACCTGAAACAACAAAAGGGTGTGAGTGATAGGCATGAACAAATGCAGAAAAAAATAGATGGGTACCATTACCAATTTATCAAACTGTCAAAGATAAAAGGTGCTGAGAAAACAAAGGCATCGCTGCATTTCTAACCATATCTCTGTTATTATTAACTTTAATATAAAATGATTGAGCTGGTGGTGACGGTGGCTCCACCTTGGAGGATCCTGTCCAATGTGGATGGATATGTGCACATGTACGATGTTTATATAATTCTACGTGCCTTACCGGTCAGATGCAAACTTTCAACAAGTTATAATTACGTATGTGTTCTAAATAGACTGGCCAGTACTATATTTGCTAAGTGATATTATATTTGCATGATTGAATATGGTTTTCTCAAGGAATATGTCTTAACCAAGTAGACACAAGTAATGACGAAACTAGATTTCTTCAAAAGCTTTATATCCCCCTTTCACGTTTGTGGACTGGATAATTCTGAAAGCGCCACTATTTGGGGGAGCATTCCATAGAGAATGTGTAAGAAATTTTCATGGATGATATGCTAACATAGCTGAAGGTGACGATAATGCTTGATAAAGCAGGTACTATCACTGATGTGTGCAGCACACTCATGAAACGGTTTGCCACCTTATCCTACATTCCCATGCTCTCTGATAGGTTTCGAATCATCAAGATTTGCCGATACCTACACGACATCTTTTTCCCCGGACAACAATGTGTAGGCGTCATCCTTCAGAAAGGTTTGGGGAGTAGCAGTTATTGATATTCTCAGGGATATGCGCTTGACAAGAAAATGATGTTAACACACTAATTCATTCGGTTGGATAAAAATTGAAGCCTTCTAATACACTTCCTAATCTCCTTTTTCCCAGCCTACGGCGCACCTGTTTCTGGTCTCAGCTGTCGTACGTTTTCTCCCGTCCCAATCTATGTAAATACCCTAGCTTCCTCGGGTCCTAATTTACAAAAATTCGAAGGCAGATCccatttccctcaattttgagttGATTCGCACTCAGCGAAGTGGCGAAGCAAATAAACAACGCAAAAGGTTCAATTGATCAATTCCATGGAAATTCTCCAAGTTTGAAACCGGCTAGCAAGACCTCCAGGTTCGGCTATTATTTATCCTATTTTATCAGCATTACTTCCCACATTGATCGATCCTCCAAAAACTCACGTGacagaaaagtaaaacaaaaactCAATAGAGAAAGCAAAACTCTTGCGAACAATCCGAGAAAGTATAGCTAAGGCGGTTCCTCTATGAAAAGAACAAACCTGCGGGAGTCCGGGTAGATCTTCGCGGAATCCACGCCCAGCCCGGTACTGCGGGAGTCCGGGGATGGCGGCTGGCTTGCTTATGCTTTGAGGCAGGATGCCTTGAGGCGAGCTCGCCGGAATGAGGAGAGCAAGGAGGGGTTTTGATGGCGTCAGCAGATTCGAGAGACTTCTGTATGAAACAGGGTTGATCGGCTGAgtacttagagcatctctagccgcgccCAACAAGGCCCCCACCCAACCCTTTTTTTATCGCCAGCATCAAAAAAATCGACCCAGCCGTATCCTCAGAGGCCCAATTTTCGCCGGTTAGGGTTGAATTTGGCGCCGGCGAACTCTAGCCGAACCTGGCGCGCTCGGGGCGCCGGGGGGCGCCGGCGAAGCGGTTGTTGGCGCGAAAACAAGTGGGCCCGCTGAGTCGGTGCATTCATTGTCCTCATCACCTCGGTTCCTGCAGGAATCAATGCGAAGGTtgtcgcgctgccgcgccggtcagccttccattgatccCTCACGGGCGGAGCAGTGAAGGCGCGCCGACGCGTGTCCCGCCCGCTCCTGCCACGCGTACAAAGGCGGCCGCCCTCTCACCGCCCACCCGTGGCTATAAAAGCCTCACTCCCTCGTCGGTGAACGCACACTCCCTCGCCATAGACcctctccactctcgccgccgacACCCCTCTCGCCCTCTCACCGCCGACGCGCGTCTCCCCCGCCGACGACCATGGCTGAGTGCTACCCAGGCGACGGTGCggtggccaacggcttcggccgccgccacctgcaTGAGGACGAGGCATGCCTCCTTTACGAGGCCGACTACCCGACGCCGCTggacatgcgggtg
Proteins encoded:
- the LOC123099799 gene encoding uncharacterized protein codes for the protein MTLVDYIDLDYDEYYVKLDVIDLTTDEDTSKGSTRYCKNHDSASKGCMVQGCTNVAHGGTPLCICHGSRMHKKRGCAVSGCTKGACSGSQGRTDRCVKHGGGKRCKYDGCGKGAQGNTDFCIAHGGGRRCKFQGCGKSAQGRTDYCIKHGGGRRCMVLGCNMSAAYGTDFCSMHRTSLLSGYNSAHEMLPAPAPECRAKEAEPSKRRNSHSVTGGERAQKRQNTDEYVNNIRSFSDVEMVEEKGRVLICQNNTLKAQ